The Candidatus Acidiferrales bacterium genome contains the following window.
TGCGGCGAGTGAGCCGTGGCTGAGGTTCGCTTTGAAGTTTCTGGGACGATTCTTTCGGTATATATTTTGGGCTGTCGTCGCAGCTGCTGTCGCTTGGATCGTGCGGAAAATGATTCAGTCAGCCACGCCGGTTCCGAGCGAGAGTCAACGCGACCCAGTACGCGTGGAACCAGCGCCCGCGCCGCAAGAGTTATTCCGCGATCCTGTGTGTGGAACTTACGTCGCGGGAAATATTTCTTATTCTCTGGTGCAGGGCAGTGCGACGCTTCATTTTTGTTCCCGCAGTTGCGTCGATCAATATCGTGCGCTGGACAAACTAGCAGCGGAAGCATAGGTCGAGGAGGAACAACGGAATGGCCATAAGTGCCAAAGCGGTTCCCCAGGCAATGCCGCGGATCGCACCGCGCGAAGATCTCAACGTTTTTCGTATTTCCCAGATTCAATTTGACATCGCTGCCGAGCATTTGAAGCTCGAGGCAGGATTGCGGCAACTGCTTCGCACGCCGAAACGCGTCATGGAAGTCTCCGTCCCGGCGAAGATGGATAACGGCCAGGTGAAAGTCTTCACCGGCTATCGCGTGCAGCACAATATTGCGCGAGGTCCCGCAAAAGGCGGCGTTCGTTATCATCCCGGGGTGACGCTGGATGAAGTCAAAGCGCTCGCGATGTGGATGACCTGGAAAACTGCGGCCGTCAACATTCCCTTCGGTGGCGCCAAAGGCGGCGTGATCTGCGATCCCAAACGCATGAGTAAATCCGAGCTCGAGAGAATGACGCGTCGCTTCTGTTCGGAAATCTTGCCCATCATCGGTCCTGAGCGCGACATTCCGGCGCCGGACGTCTATACCGATTCGCAAACGATGGCGTGGATGATGGATACGTATTCGATGACTGTGGGTTATTCCGCACTTGGCGTTGTCACGGGGAAACCGGTTGCGCTTGGCGGTTCTGAGGGCCGAAATGAAGCGACGGCGCGCGGCTGTCTGTTTGTCACGGAAGAAGCCTGCAAAGTTAAGAAAATAAATTTGCGTGGCGCGACCGTGGCGATCCAGGGATTCGGCAATGCCGGATCGATTGCTGCACGTCTTTTCGCCGAGAAAAAGGCAAAAATCGTCGCCATCAGTGACTCGCGCGGCGGCGTTCATAATTCGCGCGGCATAGATCCTTATAAGGCTGTGCGCTATAAGGAGCGTTCCGGAACTGTCGTAGGTATGCCCGGAACATCGCGGATTTCGAATGACGATTTGCTGACGATGAAATGCGACATCTTGATTCCGGCGGCACTCGAAAACGTCATTACTCTAAACAACGCCGAGCAAATCAAAGCGAAGATTGTCGCAGAAGCAGCGAACGGCCCAACCACTCCTCACGCGGACGAAGTTCTTGCGCGACGGGGAATTATGGTTCTACCCGATGTGCTGGCGAACTCAGGCGGCGTAACAACGAGCTATTTCGAGTGGGTGCAGGATCTCCAGAATTTCTTCTGGACCGAAGCGGAAGTCAACGCCAAGCTCGAAAGCGTGATGAAGCGCGCGTTTCATGAAGTACATGAAACCGCACGGAAAAATCACGTGCATATGCGCACGGGAGCTTACATCCTCGCTGTTGGCCGCGTCGCCGACGCGACAGTTGTTCGCGGACTCTTCCCGTAAATTGCGCTCGGCCTAACAGCACGATTTCGGCAATCGCAATTTTTGCGCCGATGCTTAGCTTCGGAAAACCGATTCTTCCGTCTATCAAAATACCCTTGCGCTTTAGGAAGTAACGCGCGTACATTTCAAAGTGACGGCGCGCGACAAGCTGCGTCGGCGTTTGTGCCAAGCGCGGAGGGCATGAATCGTTGTCGAATCACCCGAATAATCATCCACCGATTTTGCTGACCATCGCCGGATTCGATCCTTCCTGTGGCGCAGGCGTTGCCGCCGATTTGAAAACCTTCGCGGCCCACAATTGTTACGGCGTCGCTGCTGTGACCGCCCTTACTGTGCAATCCACGCAAGGTGTTACGTCCGTGCATCCGACTCCCGCAGCGACGCTTCGCGCGCAACTCGACGCGCTCGCCGGGGATTTGGCGATTGCCGCGGTGAAAATCGGCATGCTCGGAAATAAAGCGAACGCTGTCGCAGTCGCGGAATTTCTCGACAAGAACAAATTTCCCCATGTCGTGCTCGATCCGGTTGTGAAACCTTCTTCGGGGAGTGCCGAGTTGCTTGATGCCGCCGGCGTGAAATTCCTCCGTGATGAATTGCTCAAGCGTGCGAGCGTTATCACGCCCAATATGGATGAAGCCGCGCTGCTCGCAGGTATGGAAGTGAAGGATCTGGCGGGAATGAAAGCAGCAGCTCTGAAACTGGTGGAAATGGGCGCGAAAGCAGTGATTGTTACAGGGGGGCATCTCGAAAAACCGGCGGATGTGCTTTGCGAGGGCAGCGAAGTGAATCCGTTTGGCGGCGACCATGTGAAAAGCGAGAACACGCATGGATCGGGCTGCACGCTTTCCTCGGCTGTGGCGGCTCAGCTCGCTCTGGGGCAGCAACTGCGCGAGGCGCTGATCTTGGCAAAGGCATACGTGTTCAAAGCAATTGAGAAAAGCTATTCCATCGGCAAGGGCGCTGGACCCGTCAATCAACTCTATCGATTCCATCAGGAGCCGCCGGCGCGCGGCGTCCACGAAGTGCCGCAGCACGGGATGCATCCCGCAGCCGAGCCAACTGCAACATAGGTTTTCGTCGTTTTTTCTCCATTTGTATGCCGCTGCGTGCAGCAATTTCATTCTATGGCGGCGGCATCGCGAAGACGGAGCGTGGCCCGGGCTTGCTCGACCGCGTAGCTGACATTCATGCGCCGATTCTTCTGTTTTGGGGCGGACTGGATAAGCACATCGGTCCAGACCAGCGCAATGCCGTCGCTGAGGCTCTTCGCGATGCGCACAAGACCCTCGCGAGCATGGAGTTCGCCGACGCGGATCATGCGTTCTTCTGTGTTGAGCGGCCAAGCTATAACAAACAAGCTGCGGAACAGTCTTGGGCGCTGTCGCTCGCCTTCCTGAAGAGCAATCTCTAAGAATTAGGCTGCAACAATCGCCGGAAACTATTTCATTGCATTCGAAGCGAAGAAAAATCTGTCAATTGCGATAAACGATTTTTCCGCCGACAATTGTTGCCACAGGTCCGCCGCGGAATTTGCGTCCGTCAAATGGCGTGTTGCGCGAAAGACCGGGAGATTCGACGGTGTGATAGGTCCAGTCGCGTTCAGTCGAGAAAATCGTAATGTCGGCGGGAGCGCCTGTATGCAGTTTGCTTTCTTTGCCCAGAATTTTTGCTGGACCAATTGTGAATAGTTCCACCATGCGCATGAGCGAAATGCGATTGGCGTGGACGAGCTGCTCGAGCGCTAGGGCGATGGCTGTCTCAAACCCGGTGATGCCAAAGGGAGCGCGATCGAATTCGACATCCTTGCTCGCGGGATGATGTGGCGCGTGGTCCGTCGCGATTGCGTCGACAGTTCCGTCGGCTAGGCCCTCCAATAGCGCGTCGCGATCTTCGCGCGATGCGAGCGGCGGATTCATTTTGAAATGCGAGTCATAGCGTACGTCTTCATCAATGAGCGTGAAATGATGCGGCGTCACTTCGCACGTGACACTGAGGCCGCGCCGCTTGGCATTGCGTACGTGTTCCAGCGAGCCGCGCGCAGACATGTGCGCGATATGCAGGCGCGCGCCGGTCAGTGAGGCCACTTCAACATCCCGGCCAACGCAAATTGATTCGGCCGCAGCCGGCATGCCTTTCAAGCCCAGACGAATCGAATGCGGCCCTTCTCGCATTACACCACCCGCGGCAAGCGATGAATCTTCGCAATGATCAATCACCGGCAAATTCAGCGGTCGGCAATAATCCATCACCTGCCGGAGAAGGCGCGCACTGGCGATGGGCTTGCCGTCGTCGGTCACGGCGACCGCGCCCGCTTGTTGCATGGCAGCGATTTCGGAGAGCTGCTCGCCTTTGCTTTCCTTGGAGGCCGCTCCGATGGGCCAGACGTGAACGGGTGAGATGGCGGCTGCGCGCTCGAGAATCGCGCGAGTGACCGACGCATTGTCATTCACGGGGTGCGTATTTGGCATGGGACATACGGCAGTGAACCCTCCGCGTGCTGCGGATTGCGTACCCGATTGAATCGTCTCCGAAATTTCTCCGCCTGGTTCGCGCAGATGGCAGTGCATATCGATGAAGCCCGGCGCGACAATGCAATTGGCTGCATCGAGCACGACCGCATCGCCTGCGGAAATCCCCGCGCCGATCTTTGCGATCTTCCCTTTGTCGATGAGCACGTCCGCGTGGGAATCCGTTTTCGATGTCGGATCAATCACGCGGCCATTCTTAATCAGCAGCATGCGAGGAATCCTTTGCGTGATCTTGAGGGTCGGCGGAGCCGGCGACAAGCTCGAAGAGAATCGCCATGCGAATCGCCAACCCGTTGGTGACTTGTTCCAGAATGCAAGATTGCGGGCTGTCGGCAACCGCCGGATCGATTTCCAGCCCGCGAATCATCGGGCCCGGATGCAGAACAATGGCATTCCTGCGCGCCAGTTTCACTCGTGAAGGTGTCAATTGATATTGCAGGATGTAGTCTTCTGCGGAAATCGAAGGCTCGTGCATACGCTCCTGCTGAATCCGTAGCGCCATGATGGCGTCCGCGCCGTCGAGCGCTTCTTCGATGCACGGGACGCAGCGAATATTCGGCGCAAGCGACGCAAGTTCTCGCGGAAGCCACATCGCGGGACCGCATAGCGTCATGTGCGCCCCAAACTTTGAAAGCAGATGAATATTGGAACGCGCCACGCGGCTGTGAAGGATGTCGCCAATCATCGTTATGCGGATTCCGTCGAGATGGCCCCGGCGATCGCGGATCGTCAGGGCATCGAGTAGTGCCTGCGTCGGATGCTCGTGTGTGCCGTCGCCTGCGTTGATGACGGGAACATCCACGCGCCGCGAAACGAACTCGGCGGCTCCGGAGGAGCTATGGCGGATCACAATCGCATCCGGCCTCATGGCTTCCAGCGTCCGTACGGTATCGCTGAGCGATTCGCCTTTCTTTACGCTGGAGGCTTCCGCCTGAAGATTCATTTGGTCTGCGCCCAATCGTGATGCAGCCGTGGCAAAGCTGATTCGTGTGCGCGTGGAGTTCTCGAAAAACGTGAGCGCAATCGTCTTGCCGCGGAGTGTCGCGAGCTTTTTTAATGGATAGCGTTGGAATTCCTGGAAGGGTTTTGCCTGGTCAAGAAGAAATACGATTTGTTCGCGGCTGAGCGGTTCTATGGCTAGCAGATGACGGAAGCGGTGCGACACAATCTCCCTCGATTGCAGATTTTCACAGGTTCAGTCAACACGATCCATGACCACAACGCGTTCTTCCTTGTCAATTTCAGTCAAACGCACTTCAATAATCTCGGTATCCGACGTTTCCACAGCTCGGCCCACGAAAGTTGCTTCGATAGGCAGCTCGCGATGGCCGCGATCGATCAAAACGCATAGTTGAATGCGTCTCGGGCGGCCCAAATCGAACAGTCCATTCATCGCCGCGCGGA
Protein-coding sequences here:
- the thiD gene encoding bifunctional hydroxymethylpyrimidine kinase/phosphomethylpyrimidine kinase — its product is MSNHPNNHPPILLTIAGFDPSCGAGVAADLKTFAAHNCYGVAAVTALTVQSTQGVTSVHPTPAATLRAQLDALAGDLAIAAVKIGMLGNKANAVAVAEFLDKNKFPHVVLDPVVKPSSGSAELLDAAGVKFLRDELLKRASVITPNMDEAALLAGMEVKDLAGMKAAALKLVEMGAKAVIVTGGHLEKPADVLCEGSEVNPFGGDHVKSENTHGSGCTLSSAVAAQLALGQQLREALILAKAYVFKAIEKSYSIGKGAGPVNQLYRFHQEPPARGVHEVPQHGMHPAAEPTAT
- a CDS encoding aspartate carbamoyltransferase catalytic subunit, translating into MSHRFRHLLAIEPLSREQIVFLLDQAKPFQEFQRYPLKKLATLRGKTIALTFFENSTRTRISFATAASRLGADQMNLQAEASSVKKGESLSDTVRTLEAMRPDAIVIRHSSSGAAEFVSRRVDVPVINAGDGTHEHPTQALLDALTIRDRRGHLDGIRITMIGDILHSRVARSNIHLLSKFGAHMTLCGPAMWLPRELASLAPNIRCVPCIEEALDGADAIMALRIQQERMHEPSISAEDYILQYQLTPSRVKLARRNAIVLHPGPMIRGLEIDPAVADSPQSCILEQVTNGLAIRMAILFELVAGSADPQDHAKDSSHAAD
- a CDS encoding dihydroorotase produces the protein MLLIKNGRVIDPTSKTDSHADVLIDKGKIAKIGAGISAGDAVVLDAANCIVAPGFIDMHCHLREPGGEISETIQSGTQSAARGGFTAVCPMPNTHPVNDNASVTRAILERAAAISPVHVWPIGAASKESKGEQLSEIAAMQQAGAVAVTDDGKPIASARLLRQVMDYCRPLNLPVIDHCEDSSLAAGGVMREGPHSIRLGLKGMPAAAESICVGRDVEVASLTGARLHIAHMSARGSLEHVRNAKRRGLSVTCEVTPHHFTLIDEDVRYDSHFKMNPPLASREDRDALLEGLADGTVDAIATDHAPHHPASKDVEFDRAPFGITGFETAIALALEQLVHANRISLMRMVELFTIGPAKILGKESKLHTGAPADITIFSTERDWTYHTVESPGLSRNTPFDGRKFRGGPVATIVGGKIVYRN
- a CDS encoding dienelactone hydrolase family protein; the encoded protein is MPLRAAISFYGGGIAKTERGPGLLDRVADIHAPILLFWGGLDKHIGPDQRNAVAEALRDAHKTLASMEFADADHAFFCVERPSYNKQAAEQSWALSLAFLKSNL
- a CDS encoding Glu/Leu/Phe/Val dehydrogenase, whose amino-acid sequence is MAISAKAVPQAMPRIAPREDLNVFRISQIQFDIAAEHLKLEAGLRQLLRTPKRVMEVSVPAKMDNGQVKVFTGYRVQHNIARGPAKGGVRYHPGVTLDEVKALAMWMTWKTAAVNIPFGGAKGGVICDPKRMSKSELERMTRRFCSEILPIIGPERDIPAPDVYTDSQTMAWMMDTYSMTVGYSALGVVTGKPVALGGSEGRNEATARGCLFVTEEACKVKKINLRGATVAIQGFGNAGSIAARLFAEKKAKIVAISDSRGGVHNSRGIDPYKAVRYKERSGTVVGMPGTSRISNDDLLTMKCDILIPAALENVITLNNAEQIKAKIVAEAANGPTTPHADEVLARRGIMVLPDVLANSGGVTTSYFEWVQDLQNFFWTEAEVNAKLESVMKRAFHEVHETARKNHVHMRTGAYILAVGRVADATVVRGLFP